From Candidatus Dependentiae bacterium, the proteins below share one genomic window:
- a CDS encoding UDP-N-acetylmuramoyl-L-alanyl-D-glutamate--2,6-diaminopimelate ligase, which translates to MKKDNIIFPKTFPVTGHTNYVGPGSTFIAIKGEKQNGIDYIARALTRGAINIVVQQDVELSGELIWLIKKNNAVLTQVENARLTLAQLSAQAAGYPSRLVKIIGITGTKGKTTTSFLLEHMLKTAGYKTALLSTIKNKILDTDFKAELTTHQPDYLHQFFMLCVKNGVEYVVMEVAAQALSLHRVATIEFDGIIFTNFAQEHAEFYASMEEYFAAKCLIFEQIKSNTPVLINADDEWLNDYVFSNTVIYTYSLHKRDAFFCAYDYEIYPFLTFVFKSNHLKANKQYRFECPYIIGQFNIYNCLAASSMATSLGVSPESIQRALQSFKPLPGRLDRYQLPNGALCFIDYAHNPSSYQAVLSLLKKITNHLIVVFGAGGNKDKTKRPMMGCIASQYADILVLTSDNPRTEDPQAILNDILVGISPQKRVICELDREIAITIAYRLSHSGSVIAVLGKGPDEYQIIGATFHYFSDKKVVLSLR; encoded by the coding sequence GTGAAAAAAGATAACATTATTTTTCCAAAAACATTTCCTGTAACTGGCCATACGAATTATGTGGGGCCAGGTTCTACATTTATAGCTATCAAGGGTGAAAAGCAAAATGGCATTGACTATATTGCTCGAGCGCTTACAAGAGGGGCTATAAACATTGTTGTACAGCAAGATGTTGAGTTGTCAGGTGAGTTGATTTGGCTTATTAAAAAAAATAATGCAGTGTTAACTCAAGTTGAAAATGCTCGTTTGACGTTAGCTCAGCTTAGTGCACAGGCAGCTGGTTATCCATCACGATTGGTAAAAATTATTGGTATTACTGGGACAAAAGGTAAAACAACGACATCATTTTTATTAGAGCATATGCTCAAAACAGCCGGTTACAAAACAGCACTGTTGAGCACTATTAAAAATAAAATTCTTGATACTGATTTTAAGGCGGAGCTAACAACACATCAACCGGATTATTTACATCAATTTTTTATGTTGTGTGTAAAAAACGGTGTTGAATATGTGGTAATGGAAGTTGCTGCTCAAGCGCTTTCATTACATCGTGTTGCGACGATAGAATTTGATGGTATTATTTTTACCAATTTTGCACAAGAGCATGCAGAATTTTACGCTTCAATGGAGGAGTATTTTGCTGCAAAATGCTTGATTTTTGAGCAAATTAAAAGTAATACGCCGGTGTTAATTAATGCCGATGATGAGTGGTTGAATGATTATGTGTTTAGCAATACAGTGATTTATACTTACTCTTTGCACAAAAGAGACGCTTTTTTCTGTGCGTATGACTATGAAATATATCCATTTTTAACTTTTGTGTTCAAATCAAATCATTTAAAAGCGAATAAACAATATCGCTTTGAGTGTCCGTACATCATAGGACAATTTAATATTTATAATTGTTTAGCAGCCAGTAGTATGGCAACTAGTTTAGGTGTATCACCAGAATCAATACAGCGAGCATTACAATCATTTAAACCATTGCCAGGAAGATTGGATCGATATCAATTACCAAATGGTGCTCTGTGTTTTATTGACTATGCACATAATCCCAGTTCGTATCAAGCAGTACTTTCTTTACTAAAAAAAATTACCAATCATTTAATCGTGGTGTTTGGTGCTGGTGGAAATAAAGATAAAACAAAACGGCCAATGATGGGGTGTATTGCTTCACAGTATGCAGATATATTGGTATTAACGTCTGATAATCCACGCACAGAAGATCCACAAGCGATTTTAAATGATATTTTGGTAGGGATTTCTCCTCAAAAAAGGGTTATATGCGAATTAGACAGAGAGATAGCAATTACAATTGCTTATAGATTATCGCATTCTGGCTCTGTAATTGCAGTGCTCGGCAAGGGACCAGATGAATATCAAATTATTGGTGCAACATTTCATTATTTTAGTGATAAGAAAGTTGTACTATCATTACGTTGA
- a CDS encoding sodium:alanine symporter family protein, with product MGISVFIDQVLELLMGWPLIMYVIAISALCTVAFKCIQITNFFTSIKNTFTPSISQEKSTDADMTPFQAFMNSLNSAIGNGSIGGVAVAIAVGGPGAVFWIVIVGLLLMAMRFAEIYLTTYFGPKKMGGAILGGPMVYLHHVIGGRYLAYIYALFCVFFGFIGGSAIQTNTIGLSVSTTWGIPAWINAVMLTVFVAYIVLGGASRIIQASMRIVPVKVVVFFVSSLTILAYHHQSLVSALQLIVKSAFSPVAVAGGLMGFTIQQAMRAGINAVVFATEAGIGTAAIVYGGSESKEPIADSIGSMLGVFISTTVCFLVAMCIIASGVWNSGLTSTALTVAAYNSTFSWFGGWLVTFLSTTFGMGVLVTYAYITRAVWLYLTGGKGQRIFTVLYCLFAFMGALLKVDMLWKLTDITNVLLLIVNLFGIVMLLPLIVRGIAAYHSEKR from the coding sequence GTGGGTATTTCTGTGTTTATTGATCAGGTGCTTGAATTGTTGATGGGTTGGCCATTGATTATGTATGTGATAGCAATCAGTGCCTTGTGTACTGTTGCTTTTAAGTGTATTCAAATTACAAATTTTTTTACATCGATAAAAAATACATTTACACCCTCAATATCTCAAGAAAAATCTACTGATGCTGATATGACACCGTTTCAAGCTTTTATGAATAGTTTAAATTCTGCAATTGGAAATGGAAGTATTGGTGGTGTTGCAGTGGCAATCGCAGTTGGTGGTCCGGGCGCTGTATTTTGGATAGTTATTGTTGGTTTGCTGCTGATGGCAATGCGTTTTGCTGAAATTTATTTGACAACTTATTTTGGCCCTAAGAAAATGGGTGGTGCTATTCTTGGTGGTCCGATGGTATATTTACATCATGTTATTGGCGGTAGATATTTGGCCTATATTTATGCACTTTTTTGCGTTTTTTTTGGTTTTATTGGTGGCAGTGCGATCCAAACAAATACCATTGGTTTGAGTGTCTCTACTACATGGGGTATTCCTGCCTGGATCAATGCTGTGATGTTGACTGTGTTTGTTGCATATATTGTTTTGGGTGGTGCTTCTCGCATCATTCAAGCCTCTATGCGTATTGTACCAGTAAAAGTGGTAGTATTTTTTGTTTCAAGTCTTACTATTCTAGCATATCACCACCAGTCCCTGGTTTCTGCGTTGCAGCTAATTGTAAAAAGTGCATTTTCTCCAGTAGCTGTTGCAGGTGGACTTATGGGATTTACGATTCAACAGGCTATGCGTGCGGGTATAAATGCTGTAGTTTTTGCTACTGAAGCAGGAATTGGTACTGCTGCCATTGTATATGGTGGTTCAGAGAGTAAAGAACCGATTGCAGATAGTATTGGTTCTATGCTTGGTGTATTTATCAGCACGACTGTTTGTTTCTTGGTAGCTATGTGTATTATTGCCAGTGGTGTGTGGAATAGCGGGTTGACGAGTACTGCACTTACTGTTGCTGCATATAATTCTACGTTTAGTTGGTTTGGTGGCTGGTTGGTTACTTTTTTGTCTACTACATTTGGTATGGGTGTATTGGTAACGTATGCATATATTACTCGTGCCGTGTGGCTTTATTTAACTGGTGGCAAGGGGCAACGAATATTTACTGTTTTATATTGTCTGTTTGCTTTTATGGGTGCATTGCTTAAAGTTGATATGCTTTGGAAGTTAACTGATATTACAAATGTACTATTATTAATTGTAAATTTATTTGGTATTGTTATGTTACTTCCATTAATTGTTAGAGGCATTGCAGCATATCATAGTGAAAAAAGATAA
- the ruvX gene encoding Holliday junction resolvase RuvX — MKTLALDIGDSWTGIAISDSLGMFAKPYTTIATHNLLQKITEILSEQSIGTIVVGYPKTMRGTESKQTQKIVALKQKLETAISSVKWLLWDERLSSKRAQKIKKTRTKEEKIKSHAIAASFILDSYLTHLSIRKNT, encoded by the coding sequence ATGAAGACTTTAGCCCTTGACATAGGGGATTCCTGGACAGGTATTGCAATTTCTGATTCACTCGGCATGTTTGCCAAACCTTACACAACTATAGCAACACACAACTTACTACAAAAAATTACTGAAATACTTTCAGAACAATCAATTGGCACGATTGTTGTTGGCTATCCAAAAACAATGCGCGGTACTGAGAGCAAGCAAACTCAAAAAATTGTTGCCTTAAAGCAGAAGCTCGAAACAGCGATTTCGTCAGTAAAATGGCTTTTATGGGACGAGCGACTAAGCAGTAAGCGAGCACAAAAAATCAAAAAAACTCGAACTAAAGAAGAAAAAATTAAATCTCACGCAATTGCGGCATCGTTTATTTTAGACAGTTATTTGACACATCTCAGTATCCGTAAAAATACCTAA